In the Leptospiraceae bacterium genome, one interval contains:
- a CDS encoding aminotransferase class IV has product MSDFLIINGKKLQSESAFISAVDSGFTYGFAIYETFFIKDSRVAFFNEHVERMRKSIEYFQIRIENDFTEKIKSQTKELIHSNQIKNGRMRLTLSPGVWSLPDLKSNSVTTVLSASPILHTNTSIQLMVSSFRKTNEVFLPDFVKVTGNFPSIFSYKEAKENGFDEAVLLRKDGIVTEGSFCNLFWIDEKDRIKTPSLDSCILGGVTRSEILKAAESIGIKIIEGKFSQNELKSCKLIYISSSTRGLLRVSQLDKRIFPEIQPDSILNIQKEYEKRESESLKLFSD; this is encoded by the coding sequence ATGAGCGATTTTTTAATTATTAACGGAAAGAAATTGCAGTCGGAATCTGCATTCATATCTGCTGTAGATTCTGGATTTACTTACGGCTTTGCGATTTATGAAACATTTTTTATTAAAGATTCAAGGGTTGCATTTTTTAATGAGCACGTAGAAAGAATGCGGAAGTCTATTGAATATTTTCAAATTAGAATAGAAAATGATTTTACTGAAAAAATAAAAAGTCAAACAAAAGAGCTAATTCATTCAAATCAAATTAAAAATGGTAGAATGAGACTAACTTTAAGTCCAGGGGTTTGGAGTTTACCGGATCTGAAATCAAATTCAGTCACTACTGTTCTTTCTGCATCTCCGATCTTACATACAAATACATCTATTCAATTAATGGTATCATCATTTAGAAAAACAAATGAGGTTTTTTTACCGGACTTTGTAAAAGTGACAGGAAACTTTCCTTCAATTTTTAGCTACAAAGAAGCAAAAGAAAATGGTTTCGATGAGGCAGTTTTACTCCGTAAAGATGGAATCGTGACTGAAGGGTCTTTTTGTAATTTGTTTTGGATCGATGAAAAAGACAGAATAAAAACTCCTTCTTTGGATTCTTGTATTTTAGGTGGAGTAACTCGAAGTGAAATATTAAAAGCCGCAGAATCTATAGGCATAAAAATTATTGAAGGAAAGTTTTCCCAGAACGAACTAAAATCCTGCAAGTTAATTTATATTTCCAGTTCAACAAGAGGACTTTTAAGAGTAAGCCAATTGGATAAAAGAATTTTCCCGGAAATTCAACCTGACTCAATTCTAAATATTCAGAAAGAGTATGAAAAAAGAGAAAGCGAATCTCTCAAATTATTTTCGGACTAA
- a CDS encoding serine/threonine-protein phosphatase, with product MFQENLASIINSIEGYFLFLKTHKIYFLLKSLTLLFFILSFQYLDWVNLWSCKLLVGALGIVLFAVDEYNSYLKARFQKLERFALTSKNYSTEEINQILFPSNFSDSNYEILAQSKSLHVLGGDFFNHAIDKDGNYWFAIGDSCGNDLNSHLFSANILNYMNFYINVCKTPKEVVENINKKLIGKKMIFYSNEKNKIEQYATILVMKADKEGNIEHYGLHPNPILLQYNSKKIEIIETVGTYIGFPDDERNQESEKFQLKTGDLLFLFTDGIFEQKNKNNKYYGERIYKFIEKENTDSINNRIDSLFEEISEFASGDLSDDMTLMVIKKK from the coding sequence TTGTTTCAAGAAAATCTTGCTTCTATTATAAATTCTATAGAAGGATACTTTTTATTTTTAAAAACTCATAAAATTTATTTTTTATTAAAGTCTTTAACTTTGCTATTTTTTATCCTGTCTTTTCAATATTTGGATTGGGTTAATCTATGGTCATGTAAACTACTTGTAGGTGCTTTGGGTATAGTATTGTTTGCTGTAGATGAATACAACTCATATTTAAAAGCTCGTTTTCAAAAACTTGAAAGGTTTGCCTTAACTTCAAAAAATTATTCAACAGAAGAAATTAATCAAATTTTATTTCCCTCCAATTTCTCTGATTCAAATTATGAGATACTTGCTCAGTCAAAATCATTACATGTTCTTGGGGGAGATTTTTTTAATCATGCAATAGATAAAGACGGAAATTATTGGTTTGCAATTGGAGATTCTTGCGGAAATGATTTGAACTCTCATCTTTTCAGTGCGAATATTTTAAATTATATGAATTTCTATATCAATGTTTGTAAAACACCTAAAGAAGTCGTTGAGAACATAAACAAGAAATTAATTGGAAAAAAAATGATTTTTTATTCAAATGAAAAAAATAAGATTGAGCAATACGCTACAATTTTAGTAATGAAGGCAGATAAAGAAGGAAATATTGAGCATTATGGACTCCACCCCAATCCTATTTTATTACAGTATAATTCAAAAAAAATCGAAATTATTGAAACAGTCGGAACATATATTGGATTTCCTGATGATGAAAGAAATCAAGAGTCTGAAAAATTTCAACTAAAAACTGGAGATCTGTTATTTTTATTTACAGACGGAATCTTTGAACAAAAAAATAAAAACAACAAATACTATGGAGAGAGAATTTACAAATTTATTGAAAAAGAAAATACTGATTCAATAAACAATAGAATTGATTCTTTGTTTGAGGAAATTTCTGAATTTGCATCGGGTGATCTTAGTGACGACATGACGTTGATGGTTATCAAAAAGAAATGA
- a CDS encoding response regulator transcription factor → MRKKIRNEKLKIVIIDDHPAILEGVSSLLKNDSNLEIVGLSQSIESGLKEILKNKPSLIITDISIQTNLEGIEFIKALRKRFSKIKILAYSMHIEPVIVEKAIQAGANGFISKQECTQNILQAISEIRNGKFYISERISKTMAVNSLNKNDKNSDTNIWKLSARELEIFSYIGEGVSTQGISKNLCLSVSTIESHRANIKKKLQFRTNSELVKNAVIWRTAF, encoded by the coding sequence ATGAGAAAGAAAATACGTAATGAGAAATTAAAAATTGTGATTATTGACGACCACCCCGCTATTTTAGAAGGGGTATCGTCATTATTAAAAAATGACTCGAATTTAGAAATTGTCGGACTTTCACAATCTATAGAATCAGGACTAAAAGAAATCCTGAAAAATAAACCTAGTTTGATTATTACAGATATATCTATTCAAACCAATTTAGAAGGAATCGAATTTATTAAAGCACTCAGAAAGAGATTCTCAAAAATAAAAATCTTGGCTTACTCGATGCACATTGAGCCTGTTATTGTAGAGAAGGCAATTCAAGCCGGTGCCAACGGATTTATTTCTAAGCAAGAATGCACTCAAAATATCCTACAAGCCATAAGTGAAATTCGTAACGGAAAATTTTATATAAGCGAGAGAATTTCTAAAACTATGGCTGTCAACAGTCTTAATAAAAATGATAAAAACTCAGACACAAATATTTGGAAACTATCCGCAAGAGAGTTGGAAATATTTTCCTATATCGGGGAAGGAGTTTCAACTCAAGGTATTTCAAAAAATTTGTGTTTATCAGTAAGCACAATCGAATCTCATAGAGCAAATATCAAAAAAAAACTTCAATTCCGCACAAATTCAGAATTAGTAAAAAATGCAGTTATCTGGAGGACTGCATTTTAA
- a CDS encoding sigma-70 family RNA polymerase sigma factor: protein MTLREKEIILLKRIKGGDQSAYIELVTPFRERLFRKAVSMVKDEDDAEDIVQEAMISGYRSIDKFRAEAGVYTWLYRIVVNKSKDLLSKKKREKEKPIDENENQFIDDRIGYEKKLELSDESTYLITKINQLEEIYKQVIELRYFEEMSYSEIAQVIGVNVGTVKSRLFKAKEFLKHLILQDEKGEGYFAS from the coding sequence ATGACTCTTAGAGAGAAAGAAATTATCCTTTTGAAGAGGATTAAAGGCGGCGACCAAAGTGCTTATATTGAGTTAGTAACTCCATTCAGGGAGAGACTATTCCGCAAAGCTGTTTCGATGGTCAAAGACGAGGATGATGCAGAAGATATAGTTCAGGAAGCTATGATTTCCGGTTATAGATCGATTGATAAATTCAGAGCCGAAGCCGGGGTATATACTTGGCTTTATAGAATCGTTGTAAATAAATCTAAAGATCTTTTGTCAAAAAAGAAGCGTGAAAAAGAGAAGCCGATAGATGAAAATGAGAATCAATTTATAGATGATCGAATTGGTTATGAAAAAAAATTAGAACTCTCTGATGAGTCAACCTATCTAATAACTAAAATCAATCAACTTGAAGAAATTTACAAGCAGGTGATTGAGTTGAGGTATTTTGAAGAAATGTCGTATTCTGAAATTGCACAAGTAATCGGAGTAAACGTGGGGACTGTCAAGAGCAGGCTATTCAAAGCGAAAGAGTTTCTGAAACATTTAATTCTTCAGGACGAAAAAGGAGAAGGTTACTTTGCATCTTAA